A portion of the Carya illinoinensis cultivar Pawnee chromosome 11, C.illinoinensisPawnee_v1, whole genome shotgun sequence genome contains these proteins:
- the LOC122282568 gene encoding pentatricopeptide repeat-containing protein At1g74600, chloroplastic: protein MNFLIGQNLGKKFPSFASRLVSSLAVIENSSNFLAEHGQNLIPFDPFHFFREHRKSGKCSVRVAKVVHTQLLKSAALHSNIFVANSLLDWYCKYAGMVDALLLFDTMASPNVISWNILISGCNQDHLFEDSWKIFCRMHSLGFEPNEITYGSVLSACTAFQVPIFGKQVYSLAMKNGFFSNGYVRAGMIDLFSKNCSFEDALRVFHDVFCENVVCWNAIISGAVKNGENRVALDLFHEMCCGSFLPNSYTFSSILGACAALEELDVGKGVQGWVIKCGAGDVFVETAIVDLYAKCGLMGEAVEEFLQMPIRNVVSWTTVISGFVQTDDSTCALKFFKDMRELGVEINNYTVTSVVTACAKLAMIEEAIQVHSWILKAGFYSDAAVGAALINMYSKIGEFDLSMLVFKDVGSLKNPVVWVAMISASAQNQNPGEALEIFRKMLQESLRLDKFCISSLLSVIGCLNLGRQIHCYTLKTGLVSDVSVGSALLTTYSKSGSLEESHKVFEQILERDNVSWASMIAGFAEHGCADQAIKLFGEMLLEEIVPDQMTLTATLTACSALRSLQKGKEIHGYALRIGVGKDVVVGGALVTMYSKCGTLELAKSVFDMLPQKDQVARSSLISGYAQNGYIEKALMLFFDMLMADLAIDSFTVSSVLGAIALLNRSDIGTQMHALIAKMGLDSDISVGSSLVTMYSKCGSIEECRKAFDQIEKPDLIGWTAMIVSYAQHGKGTEALRLYDLMRKEGIKPDSVTFVGVLSACSHNGLVEEAYIHLNSMAKDHGIEPGYRHYACMIDLLGRSGRLKEAESFINDIPIKPDALVWGTLLAACKVHGDIELGKLAAKKVMELEPCDAGAYVSFSNICADVGQWEEVLKIRSLMKGTGVKKEPGWSFV, encoded by the coding sequence ATGAATTTTCTCATCGGCCAAAACTTGGGGAAAAAATTCCCGAGTTTCGCTTCCAGACTCGTATCCTCGCTTGCCGTTATTGAAAACTCGTCAAATTTTCTCGCCGAACATGGACAAAATCTCATTCCTTTTGACCCGTTTCACTTCTTCCGTGAGCATAGAAAATCAGGAAAGTGTAGCGTCAGAGTTGCAAAAGTTGTACATACCCAGTTGCTCAAATCAGCTGCATTACACTCTAACATCTTTGTCGCGAACTCTTTACTGGACTGGTATTGTAAATACGCGGGCATGGTTGATGCACTCCTGTTGTTCGATACAATGGCTAGCCCAAATGTTATTTCATGGAATATCCTTATTTCGGGTTGTAATCAAGATCATTTATTCGAGGATTCGTGGAAGATTTTCTGTAGGATGCATTCATTGGGTTTCGAGCCCAATGAGATTACCTATGGGAGTGTTCTTTCAGCTTGTACTGCTTTTCAGGTCCCTATATTCGGTAAGCAGGTCTATTCACTTGCTATGAAAAATGGGTTCTTTTCGAATGGTTATGTTCGGGCTGGAATGATAGATTTGTTCTCGAAAAATTGCAGCTTCGAGGATGCCTTGCGGGTGTTTCATGATGTTTTCTGTGAGAATGTCGTCTGTTGGAATGCTATTATTTCTGGGGCCGTTAAAAATGGAGAGAACCGGGTTGCTTTGGATCTTTTTCACGAAATGTGTTGTGGATCGTTTCTGCCAAATAGTTACACATTTTCAAGCATTTTAGGTGCTTGTGCTGCTCTTGAAGAACTTGATGTCGGAAAAGGAGTTCAAGGGTGGGTGATTAAATGTGGTGCAGGAGATGTCTTTGTGGAAACTGCTATAGTTGACTTGTATGCCAAGTGCGGACTTATGGGAGAAGCTGTTGAAGAGTTCTTGCAGATGCCGATTCGAAATGTGGTTTCTTGGACTACGGTTATCTCTGGTTTTGTGCAGACGGACGATTCTACTTGTGCCCTCAAGTTTTTCAAAGATATGAGAGAACTAGGTGTAGAAATAAACAACTACACTGTCACCAGTGTAGTTACTGCATGTGCTAAGCTGGCCATGATTGAAGAGGCAATCCAAGTCCATTCCTGGATATTAAAAGCTGGTTTCTATTCGGATGCAGCAGTGGGGGCTGCTTTGATCAACATGTACTCTAAAATAGGAGAGTTTGATCTATCTATGTTGGTCTTCAAAGACGTTGGAAGTCTAAAGAATCCCGTTGTCTGGGTTGCAATGATATCTGCTTCTGCTCAGAATCAGAATCCTGGAGAAGCACTAGAAATATTTCGGAAGATGTTACAAGAAAGCCTGAGACTAGATAAGTTTTGTATTTCTAGTCTTTTGAGCGTTATAGGCTGTTTAAACTTGGGGAGACAGATCCATTGCTACACTCTTAAAACCGGATTAGTCTCTGATGTTTCAGTAGGTAGTGCGCTTCTCACAACGTACTCAAAGAGTGGTAGTTTGGAGGAATCCCACAAAGTTTTTGAGCAAATTCTTGAACGAGACAATGTTTCATGGGCTTCAATGATTGCTGGTTTTGCAGAACATGGATGTGCTGATCAAGCCATTAAATTATTTGGTGAAATGCTGCTTGAAGAAATTGTACCTGATCAGATGACCTTAACTGCAACCTTAACTGCATGTTCTGCTCTTCGTTCTTTACAGAAAGGTAAAGAAATTCATGGTTATGCTCTTCGTATTGGAGTTGGGAAAGATGTAGTTGTTGGTGGTGCACTTGTGACCATGTACTCAAAATGTGGAACCCTTGAATTGGCAAAAAGTGTGTTTGATATGCTACCTCAAAAGGACCAAGTTGCACGCTCTTCTTTGATTTCAGGTTATGCCCAAAATGGATACATTGAAAAGGCCCTTATGCTGTTCTTTGATATGCTCATGGCTGATTTGGCCATTGACTCTTTCACGGTTTCATCTGTGTTGGGTGCCATTGCACTTTTGAATAGATCAGATATTGGAACTCAAATGCATGCCCTCATCGCAAAGATGGGTTTGGATTCAGATATTTCTGTTGGAAGTTCACTGGTGACAATGTACTCAAAGTGTGGAAGCATAGAAGAATGCCGCAAAGCATTTGATCAGATAGAGAAGCCTGATTTGATTGGTTGGACGGCTATGATTGTCAGCTATGCTCAACATGGGAAAGGTACTGAGGCTTTAAGGTTATATGACCTTATGAGGAAAGAAGGAATTAAACCAGATTCAGTGACCTTTGTTGGGGTTCTATCGGCTTGTAGCCATAATGGATTGGTTGAAGAAGCCTATATCCATCTTAATTCGATGGCAAAAGACCATGGGATTGAACCTGGTTATCGTCATTATGCCTGCATGATCGATCTTCTTGGTCGGTCAGGGAGATTGAAAGAGGCTGAAAGCTTCATTAATGACATCCCTATCAAACCTGATGCTTTGGTTTGGGGAACCCTACTGGCTGCCTGCAAAGTACATGGAGATATTGAGCTTGGGAAGCTAGCAGCCAAAAAGGTTATGGAGTTAGAGCCATGTGATGCTGGAGCTTATGTTTCCTTCTCAAACATCTGCGCGGATGTGGGCCAATGGGAAGAAGTCCTGAAGATTAGAAGCCTGATGAAGGGAACTGGGGTGAAGAAGGAACCTGGCTGGAGCTTTGTGTGA
- the LOC122281841 gene encoding putative pentatricopeptide repeat-containing protein At1g74580, protein MSPALLPKHVAAVVKYQKDPLKALAMFNSVKKEDGFKHTLLTYKCIIEKLGFHAEFEAMESMLAEMRMNTDNSLLEGVYIGAMKNYGRKGKVQEAVDVFERMDFYDCVPSVQSYNAIMNILVEYSYFSQAHKVYLRMKDKGIVPDVYTFTIRIKSFCRTSRPHAALRLLDNMASQGCELNAIAYCTVIAGFYEQNCQVEAYELFLRMLGHGIYPDITTFNKLVHILCKKGDVQESEILLNKVLKRGVVPNLFTFNIFIQGLCKKGALHEAARSLDGVTSEGLTPDVVTYNTLICGLCKYRRVVEAEFYLRKMVNGGLQPDGFTYNTIIDGYCKLGMIQNADEVLSDAIFKGFVPDEFTYCSLINGFFHDGDIDRANAVFNKALDKGLKPSIVLYNTLVKGLSQHGLILQALQLMNEMSEKGCKPNIWTYNLVINGLCKMGCVLDAINLMNDAIAKGYIPDIFTFNTLIDGCSKQMKLDDALEIVNRMWSEGVTSDVITYNTVLNGLCKAAKSRDVMDTFNAMIEKGCVPNIITYNIVVESLCKARKVSEAFNLLEEIKNKGFTPDIVSFATLLNGFCSNGDLDGAYELFQMMEQKYKVSHTTATYNILINAFAEKLKVNTAEKLFYEMGDHGCAPDCYTYRVLIDGFCKTGNIDSGYNFLLEEVEKGFIPSLTTFGRVLNCLAMEHRVCEAVGIIHLMVQKGIVPEVVNSIFQADKKEVAAPKIVVEDLLKKSHITYYAYEVLYDGIRDKKVLKKVQTKPSPDLRMRSLNVDGPIY, encoded by the coding sequence ATGAGTCCTGCTTTACTTCCTAAACATGTCGCTGCGGTTGTCAAATACCAAAAAGATCCCCTTAAAGCACTTGCAATGTTCAATTCAGTGAAAAAGGAAGATGGGTTCAAGCACACATTATTGACTTATAAATGCATTATTGAGAAGCTTGGGTTTCACGCGGAGTTTGAGGCCATGGAGAGCATGCTCGCGGAGATGAGGATGAATACCGATAATAGTTTACTAGAAGGTGTGTATATTGGAGCCATGAAGAATTATGGAAGGAAAGGGAAGGTTCAAGAGGCCGTTGATGTGTTTGAAAGGATGGATTTTTATGACTGTGTGCCTTCGGTTCAATCTTATAATGCGATCATGAATATACTTGTTGAGTACAGTTATTTTAGTCAAGCTCACAAAGTGTATTTGAGGATGAAAGATAAAGGGATTGTTCCAGATGTGTACACTTTCACCATTAGAATAAAGTCCTTTTGTAGAACAAGTAGGCCTCATGCTGCACTGAGGCTTCTAGATAATATGGCTTCTCAGGGATGCGAGTTAAATGCAATTGCATATTGTACGGTGATTGCTGGGTTTTATGAACAGAATTGTCAAGTTGAGGCATATGAATTGTTTTTACGGATGCTTGGGCATGGTATTTATCCCGACATCACCACATTTAACAAGCTTGTTCATATTCTTTGCAAGAAGGGGGATGTCCAAGAAAGTGAGATACTTCTCAACAAGGTACTAAAAAGGGGAGTTGTGCCCAATTTGTTTACATTCAATATCTTCATTCAGGGGCTCTGCAAGAAAGGTGCGCTTCATGAGGCTGCCAGATCATTGGATGGTGTGACGAGTGAAGGTCTGACTCCTGATGTTGTCACGTATAACACATTGATCTGTGGCTTATGTAAATACCGTAGGGTTGTGGAAGCTGAGTTTTACCTGCGTAAAATGGTGAATGGTGGGTTGCAGCCTGATGGATTCACCTACAATACTATTATCGATGGGTATTGCAAACTGGGTATGATACAAAATGCAGATGAGGTTCTCAGTGATGCAATTTTCAAGGGGTTTGTGCCTGATGAATTTACTTATTGCTCACTAATCAATGGATTTTTCCATGATGGTGATATAGACCGTGCCAATGCTGTATTTAATAAGGCATTGGATAAAGGATTGAAACCTAGTATTGTTCTCTACAATACCTTAGTCAAAGGGTTGTCTCAGCATGGACTAATTTTGCAGGCCTTGCAACTGATGAATGAGATGTCAGAAAAGGGTTGCAAACCCAATATATGGACTTACAACTTAGTTATCAATGGGTTGTGCAAGATGGGGTGTGTCTTAGATGCCATTAATCTTATGAATGATGCTATTGCTAAAGGCTACATTCCTGACATATTTACCTTTAATACTTTGATTGATGGTTGCAGCAAACAGATGAAGTTGGATGATGCACTTGAGATAGTAAATAGAATGTGGAGTGAGGGTGTTACTTCTGATGTGATCACATATAATACTGTGTTGAATGGACTTTGCAAAGCTGCAAAGTCTAGAGATGTGATGGATACTTTCAATGCAATGATAGAGAAAGGGTGTGTCCCTAACATAATTACATATAACATAGTGGTAGAGAGCCTGTGCAAAGCTCGAAAAGTAAGTGAAGCTTTCAACTTACTTGAGGAAATAAAGAACAAAGGTTTTACTCCAGATATTGTTAGTTTTGCAACGTTGCTTAATGGGTTTTGTTCTAATGGTGATTTGGATGGAGCTTACGAGTTATTTCAAATGATGgaacaaaaatataaagtttCCCATACAACTGCAACATACAATATACTGATCAATGCTTTTGCTGAAAAGCTAAAAGTTAATACGGCAGAAAAGCTTTTCTATGAGATGGGTGACCATGGCTGTGCCCCAGATTGTTATACTTATCGTGTTCTTATTGATGGCTTCTGCAAAACGGGGAACATTGATTCTGGGTACAATTTTCTCTTGGAAGAGGtcgagaagggatttattccaTCACTGACGACATTTGGACGGGTACTGAATTGTCTTGCTATGGAGCACAGAGTTTGTGAGGCAGTTGGTATCATCCACCTTATGGTGCAGAAAGGCATTGTCCCTGAGGttgtaaattcaatttttcaggCTGATAAAAAGGAGGTGGCAGCCCCAAAGATTGTTGTAGAAGATTTGTTGAAGAAAAGTCATATAACTTATTATGCATACGAAGTTCTATATGATGGCATCAGGGATAAAAAAGTACTTAAGAAGGTTCAAACTAAGCCTTCTCCTGACTTGAGAATGAGGTCTTTAAATGTTGATGGACCAATATACTGA